Proteins encoded in a region of the Maniola jurtina chromosome 12, ilManJurt1.1, whole genome shotgun sequence genome:
- the LOC123870414 gene encoding replication factor C subunit 3 — MSLWVDKHRPRDLMKLDYHKDQAIRLKSLVQQSDFPHLLIYGPSGAGKKTRIMCLLRELYGSGAERLRQETMHFTTPSNKKIEIMTVSSNYHIEVNPTDVGIHDRVVIMDLVKNVAQTHQIDSSGQREFKVVILNEVDDLTKDAQHALRRTMEKYVTTCRLILIANSISRVIPAIRSRCLTIRVPAPTEAEITNVLHTVCKKEGLNLPTELGMRIAKCADRNLRRALLMCEACKAQQYPFTPDQKIPEPDWQTFIRSTAALILSEQSPKKLGEVRQKLYELIIHGVPPDMIFAGLLKELVQNCDMMMKCEVASYAAQYEHRMRLGNKPIFHIEAFVAKFMAIYKKFVEESLM, encoded by the coding sequence ATGAGTCTTTGGGTTGATAAACATCGGCCAAGAGATTTAATGAAGTTAGATTATCACAAAGACCAAGCCATAAGGCTAAAAAGTCTCGTGCAGCAAAGTGATTTTCCTCACCTCCTTATTTACGGTCCTTCGGGCGCTGGTAAGAAAACACGAATCATGTGTTTGCTTAGAGAACTTTATGGCTCCGGTGCGGAACGTTTGAGACAAGAAACAATGCATTTTACTACACCCTCCAATAAGAAAATAGAAATCATGACCGTAAGTAGCAACTATCACATTGAGGTTAATCCAACCGATGTCGGCATACACGACCGTGTTGTTATTATGGATCTAGTAAAGAATGTGGCTCAGACACATCAAATCGACTCTTCTGGTCAACGTGAATTTAAAGTTGTTATACTGAACGAGGTTGACGACTTGACAAAGGACGCGCAGCATGCTTTGCGTCGTACTATGGAGAAATATGTGACCACATGTCGTTTGATTCTTATAGCCAACTCTATATCTCGCGTCATTCCTGCGATTAGGTCCCGTTGCTTAACAATAAGAGTCCCAGCGCCTACGGAAGCTGAAATCACCAATGTGTTACACACTGTGTGTAAGAAAGAAGGTTTAAATTTGCCCACAGAACTAGGTATGCGTATTGCAAAATGCGCTGACAGAAATTTACGTCGCGCCTTATTGATGTGTGAGGCGTGTAAGGCACAGCAATATCCTTTCACACCTGATCAGAAGATCCCAGAGCCTGATTGGCAAACTTTTATAAGGAGTACAGCAGCATTAATCTTATCAGAACAGTCTCCTAAAAAACTTGGTGAAGTGCGTCAAAAGCTGTATGAATTAATAATACATGGAGTTCCACCCGATATGATTTTTGCTGGACTATTAAAGGAACTAGTGCAGAATTGTGATATGATGATGAAATGTGAAGTGGCTAGCTATGCAGCACAGTATGAACACAGAATGAGACTCGGAAACAAACCCATATTTCATATTGAAGCTTTTGTTGCAAAATTCATGGCTATATATAAAAAGTTTGTTGAAGAATCACTAATGTGA